The segment AACTACCTAGAAGCTTGGTTTGCTGGTGAACTTTGGTCACCATCCGAAAGTGGAGTGGGAGCGAATTGTGCGTTGACGACATGCGGTCTTGATCAACCACGAAACACACCAAATACACGAAAGTTGCGCGCGTCGACGATCCTGTCCTTTCGTGTGTTTAGTGTATTTCGTGGTTCAAAAATTCATGCTGATGGGAGAATGTCTGATCATGTCGTTGCAACTGCCTTGCGTGGATTCGCGTTCCGATGAAATGCGGATTCAATTAACCACGAAACACACTAAATACACGAAAGTTGCGCGCGTCCACGATCCTGTCTTTTCGTGTGTTTAGTGTATTTCGTGGTTCAAAAAGTCGCGATGAACTGATCATGTCCGATGAAGTTATTGCAGTCGGCGGGTTTCATTTCGTGCAACGATGACATGCACCATTGACTAACCACGAAACACACCAAATACATGAAAGTTGCGTGCGTCGCCGATTATGTCTTTCGTGTGTTTAGTGTATTTCGTGGTTCAAGAAAGTCATCCTGAGGTAGTTGCGGGGCGTCCTCTGTGGTGGATATCCGGAGACCGTGTAGGTTTGGCCTCTTTGATGCGCTGAGTTAAACTGGATAGCTCAACTCATCAACGCACCAACTCACATGCTAACCAACACAATGAGACAAATTTCGATCCTCGCATCCATTTTGGCTTTCGCCGTTGTGCTGCAAAGTGCCTCTGACTTGAGGGCTCAGGAAAAAGAAACGAAGGAAGATTCGAAAAAAGAAGCAGCCATACCGACGATTGCAGAAAAAGTCGAAGGCATGCAATCTTTCGACGGCTACTTCCCGTTTTACTGGGACGCCAAAACCGGCGCCATTCTGATGGAGATCAGCCAATGGGATCGCGAGTTTCTGTATGTGCATTCGTTGGCGACCGGTTTGGGATCGAATCCAGTCGGGCTCGATCGCGGCCAGTTGGGTGACGAAAAAGTTGTTCACTTTCGCCGTATCGGACCCAAAGTCCTGTTGATACACAGAAACCTTCGCTTCCGGGCAATTACTGACAACAAACTCGAACGCAGGGCTGTCCAGCAATCGTTTGCCATGTCTGTCATTTGGGGCGGCGAAGTCGTCGCGGAAACCGATCAAACCGTTTTGGTTGACGTGACCGATCTGCTGGTAAGCGACATGCATGGTGTCGTTGAAACGTTGAAGCGAAATGAGCAGGGCGATTACTCTTTGGATGACAAACGGAGTGCCGTCTACCTTGCTAACTGCAAAGGCTTTCCTGAAAACACGGAACTGGAATCGACATTGACTTTCTCGGGCAGCAAACCCGGGAATTACGTCCAGCAAACCACTCCGACGCCCAACGCAATCACGTTGAGGCAGCACCATTCGTTTATCAAGCTGCCCGATGACAAATACAAGCCACGAAAATACGACGTCCGAAGTCCCAGTATCTTTATCACGTTCGCTGACTACGCATCGCCTCTTAACGCAGAACTGCAGCAGCGATGGATCACCAGACATCGGTTGATCAAAAAGAATCCGGACGCTGAATTATCCGAAGCCGAAGAGCCAATCGTCTACTACGTCGACGCCGGCGCACCAAAACAAATCCAGCAAGCATTGGTTGAAGGAGCCAGTTGGTGGAACGAGGCCTTTGAGGCTGCCGGATTCAAAGATGCCTTCGAGGTCAAGCTTCTTCCTCCTGACGCCGACCCGCTGGATGTTCGTTACAACGTGATCCAATGGGTACATCGCAGCACGCGAGGGTGGAGCTATGGTGGCAGCGTCATCGATCCGCGAACGGGAGAAATCATTAAAGGCCACGTGACGCTCGGCTCGTTGCGGGTTCGCCAGGATCAGCTGTTGGTTCAAGGATTGCAATCAGGACCGACGAGCGCGGCGGATCGTTCGCGCTGTGCCTGCTGTGGCATCGGCGGGATCGTTGAAGACACGACACTCGCAGCAATGGATGCGGAATCAAAGCCCCTCGATGTGGCGCTGGCCCGGATCCGTCAGCTTTCGGCGCATGAGGTGGGACACACGCTCGGCTTCGTGCATAACTTTGCGGCCAGCACTTACGGCGATCGCGAATCGGTGATGGATTACCCCGCACCGCGCGTGAAAATCACCGACGAAGGAGAACTGGATTTGTCGGACGCTTATGGAGTTGGAATCGGTGAGTGGGACAAAGTTTCTGTGCAGTTCGCCTATTCGCAATTTGATAAAGACGAATCCGAACAGCTAAACAAAATCCTGGAAGGTGCGAAAAAGCAGGGGATGCTGTTCATCAGTGACGCCGATGCCAGGCCAGCAGGAGCCGCACATCCGATGGGCAATCTTTGGGACAACGGCAGCGATCCGATTGAGCAATTGAAGCATGTGATGAAAGTCCGCCGCATCGCCCTTGATCGCTTTGACCCCAAAAAGCTTCCAGCGGGAACGACACAAGCCGATGTCGCACAGTACTTCACGCCTTTGTTTTTGCATCACCGATATCAATTGAACGCCGCCGGGAAAGTCCTGGGTGGTTCGAACTATCACTATGGATATGTGGATCACGATAACCAGCCACATTCGATGGTTGATTCAGCAAAGCAAAAGGCTGCGATGGCAGAACTGATTGCCGCCATCGAGCCGGCTCAGCTGGCGATTTCGTCGGAAGTGTTGTCAGCGATCAATCCACGGCCATACTCGACGATACGCGATCAGGAGATTTTGCCAACACAAACAGGTCGTGTCTTCGATCCACTTGCCGCCGCACGAGTGGCAACAGATCTGACTTTGAACGAATTGTTTCAGCACCAGAGGCTGGCGAGATTGACGGTTCAATCACGATTCGACAAAGAGTTGGAAGTTAATACGATGGTCAGCAGTATGGTGAACACGATTTGGGCGAATTCACTACCGAGTCAGTTCGAAGGTAGGCCGGAGCCGGTTCAAATTGGTCGCGTCGTTCGCGAAGCCCTCGTTGAGAAACTGGTCCAGCTAGTGGACAACCCGGACGCTTCTCTCGATGTCCGCAGCGCTGCCACTGCTTGTCTAACCGATGTTGCAACCCAAAAGAATCAGAACGCCAAAAGTTCTTCCAGCGAGTTGGCTTTTTGCAATATGCTTAGCCGTCGCGCGAAGCAGGTTCTCGAACGTCCGTTTTCGATTTCGCCTGAGAACAAAATCTTGCGTCAGCCACCGGGAAGTCCTATCGGCTCAGGCGGTGAGTAGGCAGTCTGTGAGCCAGAATACGTTTCTCTATAGCGAAGCGATCAGGTCAACTGGATACGGAACAAGGCCTCGCTGGACGACACGTTCAAACGCCTCGTCGCCACCTGCGGTGAAGATGTTGTTGCGGGCATTGCCACGATTAAGCGCATGATAGACCTGCCTGGAAAAATCGGAGCGAAGAGCACGAGGCATGGGTTTTATCCCAAAAGCAGGGGCTTAAGGTGATCGCCCAAACAACTCAACCCATTATGCCAATTAGGCTCCTCATATCTTTTCCTTGTTTGTGACACCTTTTCTTTGTTTGGAATTGCTTATCCCGCGTATCGAATCTTGGTGCTTGCGGCATTCGTAATCATCTTCGAAACTATTTAATCGAAGACTCAAGTGATTCGACAGAACCGAAAGACGGACTCTCATGGATTTAGTTAAATTCAACAAAATGACTGACTCGTTGCGCCAGTATCGGCGCGCCGAGTTGAAGGATTTTTCATCTGAACTAGGTGAAAGCCCGGCTTCACAACTGTATGTAGATCCTTTGCAAGGTGACGCAGTTCTGGCAACGGTAATGTCGAGCAACACGACGTTCTTGCTGGGTCGCAAGGGAACAGGGAAGAGTACTGTATTCGCAAAGGCGCAGTCTGAAATTCGCGAAAAAGGTGATTTAATTTCAGTGTATGTCGACGTGAAAAGTCTTTACGACTTGGCAAGTGCCGCCGATATAGCAATCAAAATTGATGAGAGTCTTGAAATTGATCCTGCTGTCTACCAAGCACATTTGATTCGAAAGCACTTCTTGGGAAGAGTTATTGAAGAACTGATCAGTGAGCTGCAAAAATCGTGTGACAAACGCTCTCTGATTGAAAGGTGGATTGGAAAAAAGAGGGGGTATCAAGAGCTACAAAGATCTTTGTCGGAAATTGGAAAAAGCGTTGCCAAGGCGGAATTAAGACAATCCGAGGTTCCGATTTTGCAGACCATAAATGCAAGTATCAAGAGTCGCAATGAAAAACAAGTTGGCGGTGAAAGTGCTTGCGAAGGCAGTGGTGGAGTAGAAGCAACCGCGTCGTTGATTGACACTTCGGCGAAAATTTCAGGTGGAGTTCGAGTTTCAGAGCAAGACTTTTCCAAAACTCTCGAAGATCAAGAGACCTATAACACCTATTCAAATGCAGTTGTTAAGAGTTTTCCATTCTCGGAACTGCTGACTGAAATCACAGACCTGCTGGAAGGCGCGGGATTGACGAGAGTCGTTGTTTTCTTTGACGATTTTTCCGAACTTCAATGGTCCGATCAACGATTGTTTGTTGATGTTGTTCTTTCACCGTTGAACAATTCGAGCAACGAGAAGGTCAAGCTCAAGATCGCAGGATACCCGGGGCGAGTCTATTTTGGGAAGATCGATCCGAGCAAAGTCGATACCTTGCATTTGGATTTTTCGAGGCTCAATAAATCAAATGAGATTCAAAGTGCCGAGTCGGCAGCGATTGAGTACACCGCTAGATTGCTGCGAAAGAGATTCGAAGCGTTTGGATTGCAGATCGAGGAATATTTTGAGGTCAGCTCGCAAACATCTATTGATGATTATTTTCGTTTGATATTCCAGGTTACATCTAATGTCCCTCGGACGATCGGACAGATTCTTCATCGATGCTACTTGGATTCGGTGTCTAGAGGAAAGAAGATTACGGGAGCTCAATTAAGGTTGGCTGCCGAAAAGTACTACAACGATGTCACAAAGCAATACTTCGAAATATCCAACCGGTTTGCCTTGGAGCCATTTGAACAAAAGCTTGATCGACACAATCAACGACTCTTACTTTCAAGAATAATTGAACACGCACGAGACGTTCGAAGGAGAATCAGGGCTGGCGAACTTGGTGGTTCATATTTCACTGACATTTCCAATCCACCTACGAGTCACTTTGCGGTGAGCCCCCAACTTGAAAAGATGCTTGGTTCGTTGGAGCTGAACTTCTTTTTGACAAAGTATGCCGACATGAGGGACAAAAATGGCAATGATGTTTCGATTTATTCTTTGTCATTGGGCCTCTGCGAAGCGGAAAAAATGCAATGGGGCTATCCGCCTGGAAGAGAATATCGAAATTACTTTACGCAACGCTGCTTTGACTACAACCGCAAGATAAAGGAGTTCTTGGCCGCAACTCAAACGATACGATGCGATGAGTGCGGTGCTTGCCATTCGATAGAAATGCAGGAGCATTTCGAGTTCTTCAATTGGCGGTGCAAGGACTGCAACATTGGTAATTGCGCGATAGTCCAGCTCTCTGATGACTTCGAAGCCGAAGTTCTAGCACTTGATCAAGCTCTTATGCTAGAACCAGTTGAATTGAAAATACTCTCAACACTTTTCGACGAAGACCTTGCGATGCGTGCTGGTGAAATTTCAGTTCTCATTGACTCGACGTATCAGTTGATTGGCAAAAGAACGAGTAAGTTGCACGACATGGGATTAGTTGAAAAGAAAGAGATTGACGGACATAGACGAAGCCAGATAACGGACAAGGCCAAGGAAGTCTACTTCAGTTAATACTCGTAGAACCAAGCAAATTACAAACGAACAAATAAAAGGTGTCAAACAAATAAAAGGTGTCAGGAGCCTATTTGGCAATTTGGGCACCATTTGCTAACCTGAACAAATAAAAGGTGTGAACAAATAAAAGGTGTCAGGAGCCTATTTGGCAATTTGGGCACCATTTGCTAACCTGATGCTTTGCGTTTCTCGGTTTCAGGATCGTTTTCATGCCCCGTGCTCTTCGTTCGGACTTTGCTGGGGAGATCTACCACGCTTTGAATCGTGGCAATGCACGAAACAATATCTTCTTCAAAGAGGGTGACTTCGAGGCCTTCGAACGAGTCATCAGGGAAGGGCTCGAAAAGTATCCAGTCGACCTGATTGCTTACCAGTGGATGAGTAACCACTGGCACATGGTGCTCTCCCCGCAGGAAGACAAAGCCATGTCTGCTTTTCTGGGTTGGGTCACGATGACCCATACTCAGCGCTATCATGCCCACAACAAGACGACTGGCTACGGCCACGTTTACCAGGGCAGGTAAAAGAGCTTTCCGGTTCAGGACGACGAACACTTTCACACCGTATGCCGCTACGTTGAGCGAAACGCGCTAACGGCGAAAGTCGTCACTCGTGCTGAAGACTATCGCTGGGGTAGTCTCTGGAACTGGCGCGGTGGTGATTCGGTGATCAAGCTATCGCCATGGCCAGTGAAACGGCTTCCCCGCTGGATTGAACGTGTCAATGAACCGATAACCAAGAAGGAAAAAGAAGCCCTGCAAAACTGCATCAAGCGCGGCAGACCATACGGAACTGAAAAGTGGGTTAGCAAAACGGCAAAGAAGCAGGGCTTGGAGATCACGCTAAGACCAAGAGGGCGGCCAAAGAAGCTTGCCTAGTCAGCCAATTTGGCTCCTGACACCTTTTTGTCCCTGTCTGTCGCATTTCGTCTTCCCCCTTCGCCAAGCTTCTTGGCGCAATCCCCTTTAGTCTTCCTCAACGCCGTCGGGAAGGTCTCTTGAGTCTTTGCATCACGTACTTCGCCTTCTGGCTTATCTTTTCGTTTGGTGAATCAACAAATTTTTTGAAGCTCGACGATAGCTCGGCATTCGCCCACTTCATGGCGGCATTCGACAAGTTCTTCATTTGGAGCTCATTAACCGTAGCGGGGTCGATGGAATTTATTGTGTTGATCAACGCAGTGACTACATTTTGCTGTACGTCGGAATCGAATTTGCATTTTACAAGAAATTTCATTCCAAGCTCCACTTTTTCATCGTCACCAGATTCAAGATAACTGACAAATCGGTCGGTCAAGAGTGATACTCCCTGTTCCATTTGCTCGATCAACTGCACTGCTTCGAAACGTTCTGCCATTTGTGCATCATCAAATTGGTCCAACATATTCTTTGCTGTGATTTCGGTGCCATTGTTTCGCAGGTAGTCCATGCATTCGTCCCGGCTACCTCGACGCTTATAGAACGCGTAGATGATTCCTTCCTCGGCAGCCTCGTCTTCCTGACTTGCAAGAATCCTGACAACTCGAACATCAACGTGACTCTTTCTGGAGTTTCTGAGATACTCACACAGAGTCGTTGATGTACTGGAAGTCGTAAACTTTTCGAGGATAATGGCAGCCTGATTTGCACGGGTTGGATCAAAACTTGAAATCGCCAGTTCCATTTTCTTGCCGATTTCGTTTCTGATTTCCTCATTTACATTGCCAGAAAAGTTGGTCAGGAATCTCCTCGCATGCTTGGACGCTTCTGTAGAGTCAGTGTCTGCAAGACTTTGGGTCAGAAGTTTGTTTTCATCAGTGTTCCATTCATCGAGCAGGTCTCTGGCGCATTCACGATAGTTTTCGTAAGCAGAGTTCATATGAGGGAGCACCATCCGCTCAGCGTCAGGTCCAATCTTCTCGAGAAGTGATTTGATGCTCGGGGAAAACTTGCCTTCCAGGCTGGCGACTAACCTGGCGTTCGCTTCTTCGCCAACCAGCTCCCGATAAACAGCCAGAAACGGCTCGCACCGCACGTATCCACCTGGTTTCTCGAATTCCTGCTCCAGAAAATGAAGCACGCTGGGGTCAGCCCACTGGCTGAGCGTGGATGCCGTGTGTTGTGACTGTTGCGGAAGCTGTATCAACGCTTTGCAAACGTCCGTTCGCCTGTCTGGAGCAAAGTTTTCCTGATTGGAAAGAAACTCAAGTGCCAATTCACGTTTGTCTTCGAATCCGGCTTCAAGATTCTGGATCGCTTCGTCGATTGACTCTGGCGATTTCAGTTGCTGATGGTCTTCGCCCAAGCGCACCGTCACGATCTTTTTCTTTTCTTGACGCGGGTTCTCTTTGGTAATTTCGGGAACGATGCCAACGAAAATAAACGCCACCATGAGTATCGACGCGATGCAGGAACCAACAACCCAGAATGGATTGAATCGCGTATTGGCGTAACTGCCATCGACCCCTTCGTTGCTTTCGCGGTTGAGTCGCAACAGGAATACACCTGCAATTGAAAGAAACCCGCCTCCCAGCAGCAGCGAAACGAACAGGATATCCGCCGAGCTGTTCTGATTAAGTTTCCCCCAGGAATAGGGAATGTTCGTCAACATCATCACGATTCCGAAGACAATCAATCCAACAGCGGCACTTCTTCGCTGGTTCCCAGGTAGAACTTTGAAAAGGAAAACCGAAAAGCAGAAGATGAGTCCAACAATCAGACTGCCGATAGCGCCTTTGAGCATCTAAATTAACTCGCCAAATCAGAAAAAAAGACAACTCCAATCGAATGTCTTATTCTAACCGAAAGTGATTCAGCTCGCAGAGCAACGATTCTGGTGAAAGCCGGGACTAAGTAGTGCTGTCAGGGCAATCTTGTTTTACGTGGCCAAATTCCAAGTCGTCGGGACTCACCTTCCTGTTTAGAGTCAATTTTGCGTCAATACTCGCCCAAGCAGCAAATAAAAGGTGTCAGGTGAGAAAGACGTTCTAAGGTCCGAAAGACGTTCTAAGGTCCGCGGTAACTTTGCCCGTCGCCGCGCGGTACCTTTGCCCGTCGCTGTCTCATCCGACGAAGACGAACACTTGCTGGCTGTGCTGCGTCATGTTGAACGCAATCCACGTCTGGCGAACCTCGTTGAGAAAGCTGAAGACTGGAAGTACGGCAGCTTGTGGCGAGCACTGAACCTCGACGACGCCGCACTAATATCCACATGGCCCATCCAGCGGCTTCGAACATGGAGAGCGATGGTCAATTACCCCCAGCATAGAAGTGAACTCAAGGCCATTCGAAAGTGCGCGAAGAAAAGATGCCCCTACGGATCAGTTCGATTCGTGACTCGGTTTCGTCGCGGTTGCAACTCAAGCACACGCTTCCAGCGCTGATGAACCACTATTCTTCGTTCACTCTCGGGTCGGGTCGTCGACTAATGTTGTGCTCGACGCTGGTGCCGCGGCGGATGGCGTCGTGGCCGAAACGATCCTTGAGCTGATCTTTCATCTCGTCCAATCGGTCGTGGCGAGAACGCTCTTCGTTGTCGAACAACATCTGCTGCTTGACGACGCTCGATGTCAAATTACTGACGCCCATCCCGACAAGTCGCACTCCATCGACAAGCTCGACGCGATCAAACAACTCGTTAACCGCCGATTCAAGTTCGTCCGACGATGAGGAAGGTTCACCGAGCGACAGCGAACGGGTGATCGTGCGAAAGTCGGCAAAGCGGACTTTGATCTGCACCGTTTTGCCGCGGATCTCGTGACGTCGCAATCGGCGACCGACTTGCTGCGTCAGTTCCATCAACCAGGCTCGCAGCGATTCACGGTCCGTCAAGTCGCGCGAAAAAGTCGTCTCGTGAGAAACCGATTTGGCGATTCGATCGGGCACGACCGGACGAGTATCGAGGCCGCGGGAAAGTCGCCAAAAATGTTCGCTGTTGATGCCAAAAAACTGCGACATCGTTGTTCGGTCCAACCCACGAAGCTGTTCGATTGTTTTCACGTTCAGGCGGTGAAACTTCTTCAACGTCTGTTTGCCGACACCCCAAACACGCTCGATCGGCAACGGATCAAGAAAGCCCTGAATGTCGTCAGGCGGAACAATGACCAGACCGTCGGGCTTGTCCAGATCGCTGGCAAGCTTGGCCAAAAACTTGTTCGGAGCAACGCCAGCGGAAGCGGTCAGGCCCAACTCGCTGAGGATCGCGTTTCTGATTTCTGTGGCGATTGTGGGCCCATCGCCAAAAAGTTTCTCGCAACCGGAAACATCGAGAAACGCTTCGTCCAGCGACAATGGCTCGACCAGGGAAGTGAAACGAAAGAAGATCTCGCGGATCTGTTTTGAGATTCTCGCGTAGTGCTCCATTCGCGTTTTCACGAACAGGACGTTGGGGCACAGTCGCAAGGCTTGCGACGACGGCATCGCGCTGAAGATCCCGTGCTTGCGAGCCTCGTAGCTGGCCGCCGAGATGACTCCACGGCCTTTTGGAGAACCGCCCACGACGACAGGGAGTCCGCGAAGTTTCGGGTTGTCGCGAATTTCAACCGACGCGTAAAAGGCGTCCATGTCGATGTGCAAAATCATGCGTTCACTTTTGCTTGCTGGCCCACGTGGCAAACTTCGCGATCTGAGGGTGGGATTTTAGCAGATCCAGCGAATGGAAATGCCGCCCCAGCTCTTTCTCTTTCGGCACGAACTTGTGGACCGCGTTGTGACAGTCGCGACACAGCGGAATCGTCGTTTGCATTTGCTCGCGTGTAAAATTCTTTTGAAACCACTTGTTGCGATGACACATTCGCGGAATCAGATGATGCTCCGTCGTGCCTTTCTTGGGAAAGCGGCCGCAGAGAGCGCATTCCGGATTTGTATTCAATGTTGCTCCTGTTAAGTGAAGTGAAGGATTTTGATCCGAGCCAGCGTCAACGTGAAGAATTGGTTTCGCAATCTCAGCCGTTTCGGCGCCAGTTTGGTTTGCCAGGTCGGCCTGACTCAATCGCGGCTCGCGCCAAAGCGGCTAACTTCAAAATCAAACTTTGGCTGGGCGCTAGGGCCAATAGACCACCTTCGTTTCGATCTATTGGTATAGTATGACGTCTCGAAACTTCCAAGGTTCAGAAACGAGTTCATGAGCGACAATCCGTATCAACTTTCTGCGGATTCCGTGATGGAACCGCCAACCACTCTGTTGGGCTCCATCAAGCATCTTGGTCCGGGCCTGATCCTGTCGGCGTCGATCGTGGGTTCGGGAGAACTGATCGCGACGACGGTGATGGGAGCTCAAGCCGGATTCGTCACGCTGTGGGTGATCCTGGTGAGCTGCCTTGTGAAAGTCGCGATCCAACTCGAATTCGGTCGGCACACGATCGCGACCGGCGAAACCACGATGCAGGCGTTGAACAAGTTGCCAGGGCCACGGATCGGCCAAACGCATTGCTCGATCTGGATCTGGCTGGTGCTGATGATTTCCAAGAACCTCCAGGTCGGCGGCATCGTTGGCGGGGTCGCCCTGATCCTACAGATTTTCTTTCCGACCGTGCCTATCTGGGTTTTCCTGGTGGTACTCTCGATCTGCGTTTCGCTGCTGGTTTCCCTGGGATACTACGTAGTTCTGGAGAAAGCTTCGATCGTGATGATCGCGTTGTTCACCGTGTTCACGTTGACGTCGCTGTTCATGTTGCAGTTCACTGACAACGCGGTCTCGATGAGCGACATCGCCAGCGGGTTCACGTTTCAGTTGCCGCAGGCTGCGTTGCTGGTGGCGGTGGGCGCGTTCGGAATCACGGGCGTCGGCGGCGACGAGATCATGGTCTACAACTATTGGCTGATCGAGAAAGGCTACGCTCGACACACCGGTCCGAACGATGGCTCGGAAGCCTGGGTTCGCCGAGCCAAAGGCTGGATCCGGATCATGTATCTCGATGCCTTGCTTTCGATGGTGGTCTACACGGTCGTCACGATGGCGTTCTATCTGTTGGGAGCCGCCATTCTTCACTCGCGAGGGCTGGTTCCGGAAAGCGGCGAACTGGTCGAAACGCTGTCGCAAATTTACACCCAGACGCTCGGCGGCGGGGCTCGCGTTGCGTTTTTGGTTGGCGCGTTCGTCGTGCTGTTCTCAACGCTGTTCGCCGCCCTGGCTGCCTGGACGCGATTGTTCGGCGACGCGTTCGGCCAGATCGGAATTTACGATTTCCAGGACACGAATGACCGTCGCAAAGCCATCGCGGTGCTTGCCTGGACGTTCCCGGTGATTTGGAGCGTGCTGTATCTGTTTATGACGACGCCGGCGTTCATGGTAATCGTGGGCGGCGTGATCACGACGTTCATCCTGGTGCTGGTGGTCGTGGCGGCGATAGATTTTCGGTACCGCAGGACGATCGATGCGTTGAAGCCTTCGGTGTGGTTTGACATTGCACTTTGGGCCAGCATCGTTGCGATTCTTGCAGTCGCGATTCAGGCATTGTGCTCGCTGTTTTTCGGCTGAGATTGCAGCCAGTTGTCGAGTTGGCGTCAAGTCGAGACGCTGTTTGTACACGGTGCTGAGCAACGCAAATCCCAAACGCAGCGACAAAAAAAACGGCCGCGGAAAGAAACCTCTTCCCGCGGCCATACCAATCGCCCTCGTCACCTAAGTGAACTCTTGGGTGTTTCAGAATGATGTTCGACGCGACTAGGGAATGAACCCCAGTCCAACGCTCGCCAAAGCCTGCCGGCGAATGCCTTCGCGACTGAACGGGATCGGGTCAAGCAACCAGGGAGCACAGTTTCCGGGTCGATAGAACCCGAGTGAATACTGACACTCGTTGGGAGGATTGATCGCCGAGTTGTACGGCAAGAAGATAATGCTGCGGAAGAAGTGGAACGTCGAATGAATCGGCTGCATGAAAGGCCCACGCGAATGTCCGTAGCGTTCCAGCTGAATGTTCTCAAAGAACAGCGGCTTGTGACACAGCGACGAGGCGTGCCACGTCACGGTCTGAGGAGTCCAGTTTCGCTGCAGCGAGCCGCGTTGTCCGATTGAGCAAACCGATGGTAACAGCCAGTTCTCTGCGATCGCTGCCCAGTCGGCTTCGCTAAGTTTCGCATACGGCAGCTTTTGCCCGGAATCCAGAACCACATAGCCGCGGCGAAGATCGACCATTGTGCCTGTCGCCAGGACGTTCCCTGACGCATCCGTCCACGATCGACTAATGCTTCCCATCTCGCTGCGTCGTGGACTGGCCGGCGGGCTCATGTCGAGCGAAATGTCGCGGATTGATTTGTCCAACAACAAACCTCGCAGCTCTTCACAGCCGCGGTCGTCGAAGACAGGTGGACCTTCATCGTCGTCATCTTCGTCGATTTCGAAGTCATCTTCGAGAGAATCGCTATCCGTATCGAGCGAACTTCGGGCACGTCGAGCTTCATCTGCTGCGGCCTCATCATCGAGGTCTAACAGCGATGGACGGGTGTCTTCAGAGGGTCGTTGCGGAAGCTCGTTGTCGCGATCCGCCCGTTCCTCGGCATCCAGTTCCGACTGCAACTGACGCAGACGTTCGGCATCCAGACTTTGCTGCTGTTGATCTTGCGGATTGTTGGCCGTTGGCCTGGCTGGCGAGCTCGTGTTACGGAAAACTGAAACCTGTCCCTGCCTCACAGTTCGAGCCGGATTTCCGTAGCTGACAGGTTGCGAATGAGAGGTGACTCTCGGCCGTTTCAAACCG is part of the Mariniblastus fucicola genome and harbors:
- a CDS encoding zinc-dependent metalloprotease, which produces MRQISILASILAFAVVLQSASDLRAQEKETKEDSKKEAAIPTIAEKVEGMQSFDGYFPFYWDAKTGAILMEISQWDREFLYVHSLATGLGSNPVGLDRGQLGDEKVVHFRRIGPKVLLIHRNLRFRAITDNKLERRAVQQSFAMSVIWGGEVVAETDQTVLVDVTDLLVSDMHGVVETLKRNEQGDYSLDDKRSAVYLANCKGFPENTELESTLTFSGSKPGNYVQQTTPTPNAITLRQHHSFIKLPDDKYKPRKYDVRSPSIFITFADYASPLNAELQQRWITRHRLIKKNPDAELSEAEEPIVYYVDAGAPKQIQQALVEGASWWNEAFEAAGFKDAFEVKLLPPDADPLDVRYNVIQWVHRSTRGWSYGGSVIDPRTGEIIKGHVTLGSLRVRQDQLLVQGLQSGPTSAADRSRCACCGIGGIVEDTTLAAMDAESKPLDVALARIRQLSAHEVGHTLGFVHNFAASTYGDRESVMDYPAPRVKITDEGELDLSDAYGVGIGEWDKVSVQFAYSQFDKDESEQLNKILEGAKKQGMLFISDADARPAGAAHPMGNLWDNGSDPIEQLKHVMKVRRIALDRFDPKKLPAGTTQADVAQYFTPLFLHHRYQLNAAGKVLGGSNYHYGYVDHDNQPHSMVDSAKQKAAMAELIAAIEPAQLAISSEVLSAINPRPYSTIRDQEILPTQTGRVFDPLAAARVATDLTLNELFQHQRLARLTVQSRFDKELEVNTMVSSMVNTIWANSLPSQFEGRPEPVQIGRVVREALVEKLVQLVDNPDASLDVRSAATACLTDVATQKNQNAKSSSSELAFCNMLSRRAKQVLERPFSISPENKILRQPPGSPIGSGGE
- a CDS encoding transcriptional regulator produces the protein MDLVKFNKMTDSLRQYRRAELKDFSSELGESPASQLYVDPLQGDAVLATVMSSNTTFLLGRKGTGKSTVFAKAQSEIREKGDLISVYVDVKSLYDLASAADIAIKIDESLEIDPAVYQAHLIRKHFLGRVIEELISELQKSCDKRSLIERWIGKKRGYQELQRSLSEIGKSVAKAELRQSEVPILQTINASIKSRNEKQVGGESACEGSGGVEATASLIDTSAKISGGVRVSEQDFSKTLEDQETYNTYSNAVVKSFPFSELLTEITDLLEGAGLTRVVVFFDDFSELQWSDQRLFVDVVLSPLNNSSNEKVKLKIAGYPGRVYFGKIDPSKVDTLHLDFSRLNKSNEIQSAESAAIEYTARLLRKRFEAFGLQIEEYFEVSSQTSIDDYFRLIFQVTSNVPRTIGQILHRCYLDSVSRGKKITGAQLRLAAEKYYNDVTKQYFEISNRFALEPFEQKLDRHNQRLLLSRIIEHARDVRRRIRAGELGGSYFTDISNPPTSHFAVSPQLEKMLGSLELNFFLTKYADMRDKNGNDVSIYSLSLGLCEAEKMQWGYPPGREYRNYFTQRCFDYNRKIKEFLAATQTIRCDECGACHSIEMQEHFEFFNWRCKDCNIGNCAIVQLSDDFEAEVLALDQALMLEPVELKILSTLFDEDLAMRAGEISVLIDSTYQLIGKRTSKLHDMGLVEKKEIDGHRRSQITDKAKEVYFS
- a CDS encoding transposase, translating into MPRALRSDFAGEIYHALNRGNARNNIFFKEGDFEAFERVIREGLEKYPVDLIAYQWMSNHWHMVLSPQEDKAMSAFLGWVTMTHTQRYHAHNKTTGYGHVYQGR
- a CDS encoding NfeD family protein; its protein translation is MLKGAIGSLIVGLIFCFSVFLFKVLPGNQRRSAAVGLIVFGIVMMLTNIPYSWGKLNQNSSADILFVSLLLGGGFLSIAGVFLLRLNRESNEGVDGSYANTRFNPFWVVGSCIASILMVAFIFVGIVPEITKENPRQEKKKIVTVRLGEDHQQLKSPESIDEAIQNLEAGFEDKRELALEFLSNQENFAPDRRTDVCKALIQLPQQSQHTASTLSQWADPSVLHFLEQEFEKPGGYVRCEPFLAVYRELVGEEANARLVASLEGKFSPSIKSLLEKIGPDAERMVLPHMNSAYENYRECARDLLDEWNTDENKLLTQSLADTDSTEASKHARRFLTNFSGNVNEEIRNEIGKKMELAISSFDPTRANQAAIILEKFTTSSTSTTLCEYLRNSRKSHVDVRVVRILASQEDEAAEEGIIYAFYKRRGSRDECMDYLRNNGTEITAKNMLDQFDDAQMAERFEAVQLIEQMEQGVSLLTDRFVSYLESGDDEKVELGMKFLVKCKFDSDVQQNVVTALINTINSIDPATVNELQMKNLSNAAMKWANAELSSSFKKFVDSPNEKISQKAKYVMQRLKRPSRRR